Proteins encoded by one window of Verrucomicrobiota bacterium:
- a CDS encoding lipoate--protein ligase family protein, producing MNGPLHWRLIVDDKRDAAWNMAFDEATLEYAAGADAATLRFFDWDHPAITIGYAIDAPASLDLDEAERRGVPVIRRTTGGGMVLHGWDLTYAITFPHQAMRPRNEHGDNEGLIETYRTINRAFAAGLERFGVRSDLRAQPGPGGPPAGACFARPTRYDLVVDGKKLIGNAQRRRGQWLLNHGSMPLDMGYRVLLPLLRDEAERAAFAEKSVTLDTLIDALPSRATLIESIAAAFADLLGMAIEPGTATDEELARAEALAAAKYRTRDWNHHAETV from the coding sequence ATGAACGGGCCGCTTCACTGGCGCCTCATCGTCGATGACAAGCGCGACGCCGCGTGGAACATGGCCTTTGACGAGGCGACGCTCGAATACGCTGCCGGAGCCGACGCGGCCACGTTGCGTTTTTTCGACTGGGACCACCCCGCGATAACGATCGGCTACGCGATCGACGCGCCCGCCTCGCTCGATCTCGACGAAGCCGAGCGGCGCGGCGTGCCCGTGATCCGTCGGACGACCGGCGGCGGCATGGTGCTTCACGGCTGGGACCTCACGTACGCGATCACGTTCCCCCATCAGGCGATGCGCCCAAGGAATGAGCACGGCGACAACGAGGGCTTGATCGAAACGTACCGTACGATTAACCGCGCGTTCGCCGCCGGCCTCGAACGCTTCGGTGTGCGCTCAGACCTCCGCGCGCAACCGGGTCCGGGCGGCCCGCCTGCCGGGGCCTGCTTCGCGCGTCCGACGCGCTATGACCTCGTCGTGGACGGGAAGAAGCTCATCGGCAACGCGCAACGCCGCCGCGGTCAATGGTTGCTCAATCACGGCTCGATGCCGCTCGACATGGGCTACCGCGTCCTGCTTCCCCTGCTGCGCGACGAGGCGGAACGCGCTGCCTTCGCCGAGAAGTCGGTCACGCTGGATACGCTTATCGACGCGCTGCCGTCGCGCGCGACGCTGATCGAGTCCATCGCTGCGGCCTTCGCAGACCTCCTTGGCATGGCAATCGAGCCGGGTACCGCCACGGACGAAGAGCTTGCCCGTGCTGAAGCCCTGGCCGCGGCCAAGTACCGCACGAGAGACTGGAACCACCACGCCGAAACCGTATAG
- a CDS encoding transposase, with product MTRMARLVMPGFPHHITQRGNNGQDVFVTNADWRAYLGLLRRWSTQFGLRIMGYCLMTNHVHIVGIPSEAQTLARVMGRTSFLHAQNINRLHGRTGHLWQSRYYSCPMDESHTWTALCYVEQNPVRAGLVQEASRYTWSSAALHCGERLGDANWLDLDMWAKTWTPAQWREILQRPEDKERARQFRRSTRAGRPLADDAFIANVEATFGLRLRIPPAGRPRIRRLKLGTGTDFPQN from the coding sequence ATGACTAGGATGGCCCGGCTTGTTATGCCTGGATTCCCGCATCACATCACTCAGCGGGGCAACAACGGGCAGGACGTGTTTGTCACCAACGCTGACTGGCGAGCTTACCTCGGGCTCCTGCGGCGCTGGTCAACGCAGTTCGGGCTCAGGATCATGGGCTACTGCCTGATGACAAACCACGTCCACATTGTCGGGATCCCGTCCGAGGCGCAGACACTCGCTCGGGTTATGGGGCGAACCAGCTTTCTGCATGCACAGAACATCAACCGCCTCCACGGGCGCACGGGGCACCTCTGGCAAAGCCGCTACTACTCCTGCCCTATGGACGAATCTCACACGTGGACTGCGCTGTGCTACGTCGAACAGAATCCTGTCCGCGCCGGGCTCGTTCAAGAGGCTTCACGCTACACCTGGTCGAGCGCGGCCCTTCATTGTGGCGAGCGCTTGGGCGACGCGAACTGGCTCGATCTGGACATGTGGGCGAAAACGTGGACGCCAGCCCAGTGGCGCGAGATCCTCCAGCGCCCTGAAGACAAGGAACGTGCGCGGCAGTTCCGCCGAAGCACGCGCGCCGGGCGCCCGCTCGCCGACGACGCTTTCATCGCCAACGTGGAGGCGACCTTCGGTCTCCGCCTCCGAATCCCTCCAGCCGGTCGTCCTAGAATCCGCAGATTGAAATTAGGGACAGGCACTGATTTTCCACAAAATTAG
- a CDS encoding sulfotransferase domain-containing protein, which produces MQNILVFTVNKAASMLLYELGKTLARHVRLPFWSVNDGTFPEKGLAEDPDAFDGKHGCFCPLRYYTEAPDMDQAALVLHLRDPRDAITSQFYSLAYSHPPVAGTFNPTEAKRQEWIDAGVDAHARAHAARWIERYQTYIDRVLGRPNTTFVTYEQMVADFPAWLAKFMAPFALGDAERLHKKLARKYRNNFAVKREDVRKQKRQIAPGDHKRKLQPDTIAYLNKEFASILETLGYKR; this is translated from the coding sequence ATGCAGAACATCCTGGTCTTCACCGTCAACAAAGCCGCCTCGATGCTGCTCTACGAACTGGGCAAGACGCTCGCCCGCCATGTCCGCCTGCCATTCTGGTCGGTCAACGACGGCACGTTCCCCGAGAAGGGCCTCGCTGAGGACCCGGACGCCTTCGACGGCAAGCACGGCTGCTTCTGCCCGCTGCGCTACTACACCGAGGCGCCCGACATGGACCAGGCCGCCCTCGTCCTTCACCTGCGCGATCCGCGTGACGCCATCACCTCGCAGTTCTACTCGCTCGCCTACAGCCATCCACCCGTCGCCGGCACGTTCAACCCGACCGAGGCGAAGCGCCAGGAGTGGATTGACGCGGGCGTCGACGCCCACGCCCGCGCTCACGCCGCCCGCTGGATCGAGCGCTACCAGACCTACATCGACCGCGTCCTCGGCCGCCCCAACACCACCTTCGTCACCTACGAGCAGATGGTGGCCGACTTCCCCGCCTGGCTCGCGAAGTTCATGGCTCCGTTTGCGCTCGGCGACGCCGAACGCCTCCACAAGAAGCTCGCCCGCAAGTACCGCAACAACTTCGCCGTCAAACGCGAAGATGTCCGCAAGCAGAAGCGCCAGATCGCCCCCGGCGACCACAAACGCAAACTCCAACCCGATACCATCGCCTACCTGAACAAGGAATTCGCCTCCATCCTCGAGACGCTGGGGTACAAACGATAG
- a CDS encoding HAD family phosphatase, with the protein MISTVLFDLGNVLVEFDPETIVRNFGQVVGMEPDEIHDIALAHLKTEFELGTITPAKFRDSISMALNCELTEEEFVPLWSDIFTVNEPMMEFFHKVRRTHRTYILSNTNAYHMDWILAKWPELRQADGMALSYELHIAKPDPAFYEAVIDLFGVTPSQCLYIDDSPENSKAGHAAGFHTILYETAEKTLAKIKPLLAPPKT; encoded by the coding sequence ATGATTTCGACCGTGCTGTTCGATCTTGGCAACGTGCTCGTCGAGTTCGATCCCGAGACCATCGTGCGCAACTTCGGCCAGGTCGTCGGCATGGAGCCCGACGAGATCCACGACATCGCGCTCGCCCACCTCAAGACCGAGTTCGAGCTCGGCACGATCACCCCCGCGAAGTTCCGCGACTCGATCTCGATGGCGCTCAACTGCGAGCTGACCGAGGAGGAGTTCGTCCCGCTCTGGAGCGACATCTTCACCGTCAACGAGCCCATGATGGAGTTCTTCCACAAGGTTCGGCGCACGCATCGGACCTACATCCTCTCCAATACAAACGCCTATCACATGGATTGGATTCTCGCGAAATGGCCCGAGCTGCGCCAAGCCGACGGCATGGCGCTGTCCTACGAACTGCACATCGCCAAGCCCGACCCTGCTTTCTACGAAGCCGTGATCGACTTGTTCGGTGTCACGCCGAGCCAGTGCCTCTACATCGACGACTCGCCCGAGAACTCCAAGGCCGGCCACGCCGCCGGCTTCCACACCATCCTCTACGAGACCGCCGAGAAGACCCTCGCGAAGATCAAGCCGCTGCTCGCGCCGCCGAAGACGTGA